In Odontesthes bonariensis isolate fOdoBon6 chromosome 6, fOdoBon6.hap1, whole genome shotgun sequence, one genomic interval encodes:
- the rhbdd3 gene encoding rhomboid domain-containing protein 3 — MLVRFWFGSDRSGFCLGTSLLITLMLLMYAVGIQASLSLGPGGDFPRFRDVFLYALSHDDLPSLLVSFALLLLFGPCQERRWGTVTLLVLSVLTVTILPLFYTLVLFVGGGDASRICGFSATQLALFTAQCRQTTQRRLLRCLPVWFLPWLLLLLGLPLLPGTPALLHFCAICLGHNYRQPFIGMLQELEESCNRVLDFIPEWMYVPTSARFRLPTHATSQRSFPQLFPVDQATTSQMRNPTAFNRPPWMDPLPAWIMEESAALSEAEALEEQMLRAGILASLQDAPEEDPDAKVQVPKSSVSSLRLQQLEKMGFPTEKAVVALAASKQLDGAISLLIEDGVGEQAVVVSKGKSPPAPRST; from the exons ATGTTAGTGAGGTTTTGGTTTGGATCAGATCGCTCTGGATTCTGCCTGGGAACATCTTTACTGATAACGTTGATGCTGCTGATGTATGCTGTGGGCATCCAGGCTAGTCTCAGTTTAGGCCCAGGAGGAGACTTTCCAAGGTTCAGAG ATGTGTTTCTGTATGCTCTGAGTCACGATGATCTGCCCTCTCTGCTGGTCAGCTTTgctctcctgctgctgtttGGACCCTGTCAGGAGCGTCGCTGGGGAACAGTCACCTTGTTGGTCCTCTCTGTCCTCACAGTGACCATACTGCCTTTATTTTACACTCTGGTCCTCTTCGTGGGTGGAGGTGATGCGAGTCGGATCTGTGGTTTCTCTGCTACCCAGCTGGCTCTGTTCACGGCGCAGTGTCGACAGACGACTCAACGAAGGCTGCTGAGGTGTTTGCCAGTATGGTTCCTCCCCTGGCTTCTTCTGCTGCTGGGCCTGCCGCTGCTGCCGGGGACACCTGCCCTGCTTCACTTCTGTGCAATATGCTTAGGACACAACT ATCGTCAGCCTTTTATTGGGATGTTACAGGAACTGGAGGAGTCCTGTAACAGGGTTTTAGATTTCATTCCTGAGTGGATGTATGTTCCAACTTCAGCCAGGTTCAGATTGCCAACCCATGCGACGTCACAGAG ATCATTTCCCCAGTTGTTTCCTGTAGATCAGGCAACAACTTCCCAGATGAGGAATCCCACAGCTTTCAACCGCCCCCCATGGATGGACCCGTTGCCTGCTTGGATAATGGAGGAGTCTGCTGCACTGTCTGAGGCAGAGGCGCTGGAGGAGCAGATGctaagagcaggaatactggcCTCATTACAGGATGCTCCCGAGGAGGACCCTGATGCAAAAGTCCAAGTGCCCAAATCATCTGTTTCCTCTCTACG ACTTCAACAGCTGGAAAAGATGGGCTTCCCCACAGAGAAGGCCGTAGTGGCATTAGCAGCATCAAAGCAGCTAGATGGCGCCATCTCCCTTCTTATTGAGGATGGCGTCGGGGAGCAAGCTGTGGTGGTATCGAAGGGAAAGAGCCCCCCGGCACCACGAAGTACCTAA